The following DNA comes from Streptomyces sp. NBC_00273.
TCGCCTGCGGGCTGGTCCGCCGACAGCCGCCGGGACCGGGGGAAACGGTCGTGGTGGGGCCGGCCGGTAGCTCCCGGCACCGGGTGCTACCGCAGGCCGGCTGCCCGGGCTGCGGGGGCGTCGTGCCGGGGGCTGATGCGGGCGCCGCCCTCGGGCGGGAAGCGGACGAGGTCCCGGGGCCGGATGCCGACGCGGACGCGGACGCGGACGGTGGCGTGTACGACGGCGCCGGCCGCGGCGCGGACGCGGACTCCCGCCGTGGCGCGGACGAGAATGCCGGCCGCGGCACGGACCCGACGCTCGACGGGGCGCTGCGGCAGGTTCCGGGGCCGGACCTGTCGGTGTCGACGCTCACCGCGTTGCTCGTCGACAGCCGCTACGGCCCGGTGATCGGCCTCCAGCCGGTCCCCGACAGTCCGGCCTCCCTGGTGGCAGCCGTCCACGCCCGGCACGACAAGGCCTCCGAAGCCGCCGGCTACGGCCGTGGCCGCACCATCGCCGCAGCCGCCCGCCTGGCGTTGCTGGAGCGCCTGGAGCGTTCCGGGTCGGAGGCCGTCGTCAGCGCGGCCCGGCCGGTCCGCGCCACGCACCGGGAGCTGCCCGGGCGCGCCCTGGACCCGCGCCGGCTCGGCCACCTCGCACCGGAGCAGTACGACCACCCCTCCTGCCGGGTCGATCCGTTCTCCCCGGACGACGTCCTGCGCTGGATCCCCGCCCGCGTATGGGGCACCGACGAAGAATGCTGGGTGCCGCTGGAGGCCGGCTCCTACCACGTCCATCCCGAGCCCCGGCCCGGACAGAAGTGGGGACGGGTGCTGTACGAGTCCTCCAACGGCTGTGCGCTCGGCGCCACCCTCGACGAGGCGGCACTGCACGCCCTGCTCGAACTCCTCGAGCGCGACGCCTTCCTGCTGACCTGGTGGGCGGGGCGGCCCGTCCCCCGGATCGACTGGCGTTCGGTCACCGACCCCACCACCGTCGAACTGCGCGCCGCGATGCGCCGCGCCGGCTACGAGGTGGACCTGCTGGTCCTGACCCGGGACGTGCCGGTGCCGGCGGTGTGGGCGCTGGCCCGCAACCCCGGCTCGCCGGACAAGTACAGTCTGACGACGGCCGCCGCCCACCCCGATCCGGCCGAGGCGGTACGCGCGGCGGTCGCGGAACTGGCCCCGCTGGTCCTCGGGGACGTCGTCGCCCCCTCACCGGAGCGGGCCCGCCGACTGCGTACGGACCGCTGGAGCGTCACCGACCTCGACCACCACATCGAGTGGTACTCCGTGCCCGAGGCCGCCGACGCCTTCGAGCCGTATCTGACGGGCCCGTCGGTGCCGTTGGCCGAGGCGTTCCCGCACTCCCCGCTGCTCGGGGCCGCCACGCTCGGACAGGCCCGGCGGAAGCTGCTGGGGCTGCTCGCCGACGCGGGCATGGACGAGGTACTGGTCGTGGACCAGACCGGGCACGAGCACCGGGCCGCCGGGCTGCGCGCCGTACGGGTCCTGGTGCCCGGAAGCGTCCCCCTGGCCTTCGGTTTCGCGCACCAGCGGGTGCTCGGCCTGCCCCGGCTGCTCGCGGCGGCGGGGGAAGGGGAGCTTTCCCTGGAACGGCTCACGGTGCACCCGTTCCCCTGACCGGCGTGCCGGTGCCCGGGCGGGGCCCTGCGTACCCCGCCCGGCCCCGGCCCCGCTCCCGGTCGTCCGTAGTCCGTAGCGTCCGTCGTCATCCGTAGTCCGTCTGCCCGTCCCCGTTCCGCACGAAGGAAGTGGCTGCACTCCGTGGTCGTTGCGCCCCCTCCCCCTCCCCTTCCCACTCCGGCCCCCGAGCCCGGCTCCGACCCGGCTCGCCAGGCCTCGCTGAAGGCGATCCTCATGGCCGTGCCGTCCGGTGACACCCGGGTGGACCCCGAAGCACGCCCCGAGCGCCAGCGGGTGCGTTCGGCCGTCGCCGCCCTGGCGGCCGACGCGGTCGGTGGCGGCCTGCCCGCGCGCTGGGACCTGCTGGCGCGGACCCGTTGGCCGGCCGCGGCGCCCGCTTCGGAGGTGTCCCTGTACGAGGTGGCCGCCACCGTCAGTGCTCCGGTGCGCTTCGAGGTCGACAACCCGTATCCCGAACACCGGGCGTATCCGTCGCCACGGGCCAAGTTCCCGGTGCGGCTGGTCGCCCAGGAGGGCGGCGTCGGCCGCTTCCCGCGGCCCGAGGCGGGCGACGCGCTCGGCGTGCCCGGGGGCGAAGGCGACGGCGGAGGCGGCGACCACATCCGGACGTTCGCGCTCCCCGATGCCCTGCCGTCGTTCTACGGACCGCTGCGCACCGTGCTGACCGGCCTGGAAACCGGTCATGTCCTGGCCTCGCTCGCCCTGTTGGGCAGGGCGCTGGGCCTCCCGCTCTGCGTCGCGGGGCCGTCCGGAGCCACCGAGGCGTGGGCCGGACCGCTGCCGGGCGCGGCCGTGCCCGGCTACGTCATGACCCCTGAGCCGCAGGGCCCTCAGGGCCCGCCGGTCCCGTCGCCGGACCCCGGGGGAACCCTGTCACCGGTCGCCGCGCCGTCCGCCGGTTCCGGTGGCACGACGTGGAACCAGGTGGTCTGGGCGCGCAACAGCGGCCGGGCCCCGCGCGGTGTCTCCGGCTTCACCGGCGCCCACCGCCCGGCGCCCGCCGCGCTGTGGCACTCGGCCCTGAACACCCTCGCGGGCAGCGGCCGTGGCCTCGGCACCCTGCTGCCCGCCCGCTCCGGCCTCGGCCTGTTCTGCTGGGTGCGCGAGGTGGAGGACGTGGCGGACGGTTGCTACGAGATCGGCTTCGACGGCACGGCCCGCCGCGTCGGGGAGCTCGGGGCCGCGCGCGGTGCGCTCCTCGTCGACTCCGCCTCTGCACCCGGCCTCGCCTTCGAACTCGACGCGTGCAACCTGGTGTGGCTGGTCACCGCGGACCTGACGGCCGCCTGCCGTACGTCGGACGCGCCCGCGCCCCGGGTGGCGGCCGACCTGCTGGCCACCGCGGGCTGGACCGCCCAGCACCTGTCGTACGCGATGGCCGCGCACGGGCTGTTCGCACGGCCGCTGCGCAGCTACGACGCCGAGGGCGCCGCCACCGCGCTGGGCCTGGGACCGGACCGGGTGCCGGTCTACCAACTGGCCTGCGGGCCGAACCGGTTCACCGAGCCCGCCCTCGACGTCCGCCACTTCCCCGGAGGCTCTGCATGAGCACCCCCGTCCCCAACCCCGACGGCTGGCTGTCCTGGCACGTACACGTACCCGCCGACGCCGAGGGCACGGACCGGCTCACGCCGCTGGTACGGGAGCAGCTCCCGGCGCTGCTCGCCCCGCTGCGCGCGGCCGGACTGCTGCACCGGTGGTTCTTCATCCGCTACTGGGAGGGCGGGCCGCACCTGCGGATCCGGCTGCTGCCGCGGCCCGGTGCCGGCCGCGCCGCCACGCCCGACGCACTGGACGCGGCGGTGCGGCGGGCCTTCGCCGACGTGCCCCGCGACGGTCACGACCCCGAGGGCTACCTGGCCTCCATCGGCGACCTGGCGGCGGCCTCGGTCGCCTCCGACCCGACCGTGGACCGGCGGGTCGCGGCGACGGTGCTGCCGCCCGGTGTGCACGCGGCCGACTACGTGCCGGAGACCGACCGCTACGGCACCGGGGCGGCGCTGGAGGCGACCGAGGAGGTGTTCATGCTCTCCAGCGAACTGGCCCTGCGTGCCGCCGGGTCGGGGCTGGACGAGCTGCGGCTGCGGCTGCTGGGCGTCGAAGTCCTGCTCAAGGCCGCGGCGTCGGCCGGTGTCGGGGTGCCGCAGGGGGGCGGGCTGCCGGACAGTAGCGGTGCAGCCGATCCCGTACTGGTTCAGTTGCGGGCCCACGCCGACTACTGGAGCGGCTGGTCCCGGTCGGCCCCGCAGGAGGTGTTCCCCTCGGAACTGCTGGCGCAGCACGCCGCCGACTGGGCCGAACTCCTGGTGTCGCGCGGGCGGGTGAGCGCCCCGGCGCTCACCGCACGGGCCTCGGCGGTGTCGCCGTGGGCCGAGGCGTTGGCCGCCGTCCTGCCCCTCGGCTCCACCGCGCCGGCCCGGGCCGGCTTGTTGATCTCCCACGCCCATATGACCCTCAACCGCATGGGTATATTCGTGCATGATGAATACATTCTGGCGGAGGCCGCTGCCCGGCTGCTGCGGGCCACGGCCGGTGCCGGCCGCGAAGGCGCCGGCCGCGAAGGGGGACGGGCGTGACTGACGCCGCCGAGGACACCGCCGAGGACACTGTCGGAGACACCGCCCGGAACCCAGCCGTGCTGTACGCGCAGGACATCCACGTCGCCTACGCCGAAGAGACCGTCCTCGCCGACGTCTCGCTGGCCCTGGAGCCCGGCGGTTGTCTGGCCCTCGCCGGCGCCAACGGCTCAGGCAAGTCGACCCTGTTGCGCGTCTGCGTGGGCCGCCAGCAGCCGGACCGGGGCGAGGTCCGCTTCGCGGGGGCCGCACCGCGCGAGGCGGAGCCCGCCTTCCGGCGGGACGTCGGCCTGCTCCTCGACGGCGCCGAATGCTTTCCCGACCTCACCGTCGCGGAACACATACGGATGGTCGCCACCGCCCACGGCCTGGGCTCCCGGGCCGACGCCGCCGCCGACCGGGTACTGGCCGAACTCGGCCTGGACCACCGCGGCGACGCCTTCCCCGACGCCCTGTCGGCGGGGCAGCGCCAGATGCTGCTGCTCGCCTCGGTACTGGTCCGTCCGGCCCGCCTGATCGTCGTGGACGAGCCCGAGCAGCGCCTGGACACCGCCGCCCGGCGCAGGCTGGCCGCCGCACTGCGGGCGGCGAAGGCCGCCGGCACGGCCGTACTGCTGGCCTCGCACGACCGCGCCACCGTCGAGGAGGCCGCCGACCGGGTACTGCTCCTGGACCGGGGCCGGACGGCCGCCCTGGGCACCCCTGCCGAGGTGACCGGCGTCGCGGAGGTCTCGCCGTGGCGGTGACCACCGAAGGCACCGCCGAGGGCCGGGACGCCACGGCCACGGCCGTGGCCACCGCGGCACGGTCCCGGCGGGAACGCGGGGCCGGCCGGCCCCGGTTCGACGACGTGTGGACCTGGGTGTGCGCGGCCGTCTCCGCACTGGTGGTGCTCGCGGGCCTGGTCCAGGCGGC
Coding sequences within:
- a CDS encoding thiopeptide-type bacteriocin biosynthesis protein; this encodes MSTPVPNPDGWLSWHVHVPADAEGTDRLTPLVREQLPALLAPLRAAGLLHRWFFIRYWEGGPHLRIRLLPRPGAGRAATPDALDAAVRRAFADVPRDGHDPEGYLASIGDLAAASVASDPTVDRRVAATVLPPGVHAADYVPETDRYGTGAALEATEEVFMLSSELALRAAGSGLDELRLRLLGVEVLLKAAASAGVGVPQGGGLPDSSGAADPVLVQLRAHADYWSGWSRSAPQEVFPSELLAQHAADWAELLVSRGRVSAPALTARASAVSPWAEALAAVLPLGSTAPARAGLLISHAHMTLNRMGIFVHDEYILAEAAARLLRATAGAGREGAGREGGRA
- a CDS encoding YcaO-like family protein, translating into MTGRLAVHAATGTEWPQAAALLTELLGERAALVALVAGHDADWERQQMAEAQRLGLPLLPVRLWGAEVEIGPLWQRDAAVGCPLCQVSAHLRTRGITDPPRRLSAGPGLARASAASLAVACGLVRRQPPGPGETVVVGPAGSSRHRVLPQAGCPGCGGVVPGADAGAALGREADEVPGPDADADADADGGVYDGAGRGADADSRRGADENAGRGTDPTLDGALRQVPGPDLSVSTLTALLVDSRYGPVIGLQPVPDSPASLVAAVHARHDKASEAAGYGRGRTIAAAARLALLERLERSGSEAVVSAARPVRATHRELPGRALDPRRLGHLAPEQYDHPSCRVDPFSPDDVLRWIPARVWGTDEECWVPLEAGSYHVHPEPRPGQKWGRVLYESSNGCALGATLDEAALHALLELLERDAFLLTWWAGRPVPRIDWRSVTDPTTVELRAAMRRAGYEVDLLVLTRDVPVPAVWALARNPGSPDKYSLTTAAAHPDPAEAVRAAVAELAPLVLGDVVAPSPERARRLRTDRWSVTDLDHHIEWYSVPEAADAFEPYLTGPSVPLAEAFPHSPLLGAATLGQARRKLLGLLADAGMDEVLVVDQTGHEHRAAGLRAVRVLVPGSVPLAFGFAHQRVLGLPRLLAAAGEGELSLERLTVHPFP
- a CDS encoding ABC transporter ATP-binding protein — translated: MTDAAEDTAEDTVGDTARNPAVLYAQDIHVAYAEETVLADVSLALEPGGCLALAGANGSGKSTLLRVCVGRQQPDRGEVRFAGAAPREAEPAFRRDVGLLLDGAECFPDLTVAEHIRMVATAHGLGSRADAAADRVLAELGLDHRGDAFPDALSAGQRQMLLLASVLVRPARLIVVDEPEQRLDTAARRRLAAALRAAKAAGTAVLLASHDRATVEEAADRVLLLDRGRTAALGTPAEVTGVAEVSPWR